The Metabacillus litoralis genome contains a region encoding:
- a CDS encoding DUF2651 family protein: protein MEFQLIFLVFPVIVLIISIVGYIVTKKTYVTPAILFVLFTFLMLLLFNESFFIWVLLYTLLSVIVTMIMYLFDRIKRKRTE, encoded by the coding sequence ATGGAATTTCAGCTTATCTTTTTGGTTTTCCCAGTCATCGTACTTATCATTTCAATAGTTGGTTACATTGTGACGAAAAAAACCTATGTTACACCAGCCATTTTATTTGTCCTCTTTACCTTTTTAATGCTCCTTCTATTCAATGAATCCTTTTTCATTTGGGTGCTACTATACACACTACTTTCTGTTATTGTGACAATGATTATGTACTTATTCGATAGAATAAAAAGGAAGAGAACTGAATAA
- a CDS encoding atypical membrane-integrating protein (Mistic protein) — translation MKVNEEEKKLLSEAIDKMNEGLDSFIGFYNDSEEDKALIEFSEDTIETIEKAIETYGKDEVTTKINTIIKEVLSFIPNKKG, via the coding sequence TTGAAAGTAAATGAAGAAGAAAAGAAATTACTTAGTGAAGCAATTGATAAAATGAATGAAGGGTTAGACTCCTTTATTGGTTTTTATAATGATTCTGAAGAAGATAAAGCACTTATTGAATTCTCAGAGGATACAATCGAGACGATTGAAAAGGCCATTGAAACATATGGAAAAGACGAGGTTACAACCAAAATTAATACGATTATTAAAGAAGTTTTATCTTTTATACCAAATAAGAAAGGATGA
- a CDS encoding glycosyltransferase family 2 protein, whose product MIIIIVVYGAMLVISLLNIRKNYELDEVEPYEELLQSEFTKPVSILVPAYNESAGIYGSIRSLISIEYPEYEIIIINDGSKDDTLEKLIDRFNMVKINRVIRKQLNTKEVKGVYQSTIYPYMYVIDKENGGKADALNAGINLSKYPYFCSLDGDSIIERNAFLKVLKPIIESDDEVIASGGSVRIANGCEIQNGELTKIDLPKKPLVVMQIVEYLRAFLTGRVGLSENNLLLIVSGAFGVFSKKWVIEAGGYAHTVGEDMELVVRLHRLIKEKKENKKIIYVPDPVCWTEAPESIKYLRRQRKRWHKGLFDSLWKHRKLMFNPKYGSIGMFSMPYFFFVEFLGPFIELIGYIILILSIFAGSIYLEYAIIFFLLSLIYGSIYSMASVLLEEWSMERYPKVKHFVILFLVSITETFWYRPLTVIWRVEGMLEMLIGKKGWGEMVRKGVSNE is encoded by the coding sequence ATGATCATCATTATTGTTGTGTATGGAGCAATGCTTGTTATTTCCCTACTCAATATACGTAAAAATTATGAGTTAGATGAGGTCGAACCTTATGAAGAATTGCTACAATCTGAATTTACAAAGCCTGTCTCCATTCTTGTCCCTGCCTACAATGAATCTGCGGGTATTTATGGGAGTATTCGCTCCTTAATAAGTATTGAGTACCCTGAATATGAAATTATTATTATTAACGACGGTTCAAAAGACGATACTCTTGAAAAGCTAATAGATCGTTTTAATATGGTGAAAATCAATCGAGTAATTAGAAAACAGTTGAATACAAAAGAAGTCAAAGGCGTTTACCAATCTACAATTTATCCTTATATGTATGTCATCGATAAGGAAAATGGGGGAAAAGCAGATGCGTTAAACGCAGGAATTAATCTTTCAAAATATCCTTATTTTTGCTCCTTAGATGGCGATTCCATTATTGAAAGAAATGCTTTCTTGAAGGTGTTGAAGCCAATTATTGAATCAGATGACGAGGTCATAGCCTCAGGTGGTAGTGTTAGAATCGCTAATGGTTGTGAAATACAGAATGGTGAGCTTACAAAGATAGATCTTCCAAAAAAACCACTTGTCGTTATGCAAATTGTTGAGTATTTACGAGCGTTTTTAACCGGTAGAGTAGGGTTAAGTGAAAATAATTTATTGCTCATCGTATCAGGTGCATTTGGCGTTTTTTCAAAGAAGTGGGTTATTGAAGCAGGTGGCTATGCTCACACTGTTGGAGAGGATATGGAACTTGTAGTTAGACTTCATCGATTAATTAAAGAAAAGAAAGAAAACAAAAAGATTATCTATGTACCTGACCCGGTTTGTTGGACTGAGGCTCCGGAATCCATAAAATATTTAAGACGTCAAAGAAAAAGATGGCACAAAGGCTTATTCGATAGTTTATGGAAGCATCGAAAATTAATGTTTAATCCAAAGTACGGCTCAATTGGCATGTTTTCTATGCCATATTTCTTTTTTGTTGAGTTTTTAGGTCCGTTCATTGAATTAATAGGATACATAATCCTAATACTTTCTATTTTTGCAGGAAGTATCTATTTAGAATATGCTATTATCTTCTTTCTACTCTCATTAATATACGGTTCTATCTATTCTATGGCTTCAGTTTTATTAGAGGAATGGAGTATGGAAAGATATCCTAAAGTGAAGCATTTTGTGATCTTATTTCTTGTATCTATAACAGAAACGTTTTGGTATCGCCCTTTAACAGTTATTTGGAGAGTAGAGGGAATGCTTGAAATGCTTATAGGGAAAAAAGGCTGGGGAGAAATGGTTAGAAAAGGTGTGTCAAATGAATAA
- a CDS encoding zinc metallopeptidase: MFFHPLDFLIIIAFGLSLWAQFRVKGNFEKYAKVSASSHMTGAEIARQLLDRNGLSDVPVEHVRGTLTDHYDPLKKAVRLSDSVYGSQSIAAISVAAHEVGHAIQHREAYGALVLRHKMFPIVNFTSGIAPFLLFGGFLLGSLNLIGLGIIFFSAVVAFQLITLPVEFNASSRAKRLMLSEGMIVNNEERGVSKVLSAAALTYVAAALLSLLQLVKFIAIFSQGNRE, encoded by the coding sequence ATGTTTTTTCATCCATTGGATTTTTTAATCATTATTGCATTTGGTCTTTCATTATGGGCGCAGTTTCGAGTTAAGGGGAATTTTGAAAAGTATGCTAAGGTGTCAGCATCTTCTCATATGACTGGGGCTGAGATTGCAAGGCAGTTACTTGACCGAAACGGGTTATCAGACGTACCTGTTGAACATGTGAGGGGTACTTTAACAGATCATTATGATCCCTTAAAAAAAGCTGTTAGATTATCGGATTCAGTCTATGGAAGTCAATCAATTGCAGCGATTTCTGTTGCAGCACACGAGGTTGGTCATGCAATTCAACATCGTGAAGCATACGGTGCACTCGTTTTACGACATAAAATGTTTCCAATTGTGAACTTTACTTCAGGTATTGCGCCATTTTTGTTATTTGGTGGCTTTTTATTAGGAAGTTTAAATTTAATTGGCTTAGGGATCATCTTTTTCTCAGCAGTTGTAGCCTTTCAGCTTATTACGTTGCCAGTAGAATTTAATGCAAGCTCAAGAGCAAAAAGATTAATGCTTTCTGAAGGAATGATTGTTAATAATGAGGAAAGAGGGGTAAGTAAAGTATTAAGTGCTGCTGCTTTAACTTATGTGGCCGCTGCCTTGCTTTCCTTGCTGCAATTAGTAAAGTTTATTGCGATCTTTTCGCAGGGGAACAGAGAATAA
- a CDS encoding secondary thiamine-phosphate synthase enzyme YjbQ, translated as MLKKHTLETHKRDEMIEVTHLVQSFINDQNMDEGAVLVYCPHTTAGITINENADPDVKTDMLRRFDEVYPWKLVKDLHGEGNTAAHMKASTVGSSQTIIVTNGRLLLGTWQGIYFCEFDGPRQRDVYFKIIR; from the coding sequence ATGTTAAAGAAACACACGCTAGAAACTCATAAACGGGATGAAATGATTGAAGTCACTCATTTAGTTCAATCTTTCATAAATGATCAGAATATGGACGAGGGTGCGGTTTTGGTATATTGTCCACATACAACTGCTGGCATTACGATCAATGAAAATGCCGACCCTGATGTTAAAACTGATATGTTGCGGCGCTTTGATGAAGTTTACCCATGGAAGCTTGTCAAAGATTTACACGGAGAAGGTAACACGGCAGCACATATGAAAGCGAGCACTGTTGGCAGCTCGCAAACAATAATCGTTACAAATGGAAGATTATTACTAGGAACATGGCAAGGAATTTACTTCTGTGAATTTGATGGCCCAAGACAACGTGATGTTTATTTTAAGATCATTAGATAA
- a CDS encoding YugN-like family protein: MIEVRSRLEGQTFQLYDLEQELKPLGYTIGGNWDYDHGYFDYKIDSEVGYQFLRVPFTSVDGQLDSRNTTVELGTPFLLSHKYQIGLDDHVHIGNFSASFDQFQEPQDKDATFPEEYIELGKALVKELEAVLLD; the protein is encoded by the coding sequence TTGATTGAAGTTCGTTCAAGGTTAGAAGGACAAACATTTCAATTATATGACCTAGAGCAGGAGCTTAAACCTTTAGGATATACGATAGGTGGGAATTGGGATTATGATCATGGCTACTTCGATTATAAAATTGATTCTGAGGTTGGTTATCAATTCTTAAGGGTACCATTTACATCCGTTGATGGACAGCTGGATTCAAGAAATACAACAGTAGAATTAGGTACACCTTTTCTTTTATCACATAAATATCAAATTGGATTAGATGACCATGTGCATATTGGGAACTTTAGTGCTTCTTTTGATCAATTCCAGGAGCCGCAGGATAAAGATGCAACCTTCCCTGAAGAATATATTGAGTTAGGGAAGGCGCTTGTTAAGGAATTAGAGGCAGTATTGCTTGATTAA
- a CDS encoding ATP-binding protein, producing the protein MKLDKYLKTSLARQYGVLTFTIIFVFSLLVAALMIYENSILDNFDNESRKLEVKETIVSDLDYSFNLAISEMRAYFAYKGEQTYYNKVQEQRDIVDEKISELENVADTEEDVLFIQQTKDFYDYYFEDVIPRSKSLYDNNQPEEVYQIAVNQNGSDTIRTYQNNIKKYTDNLEGLLTILKDEQRKKITINQILFGVFLLLLVIGMVVFVRKMLNNIGAPLNKLTLAAGQITDGEPILFTDSSNRQDELGLLSSAFEKMTKSIQDKEQDLSAQNEELLAQQDELQAQQTELEEALEVAQNREMDLKRRNDLVKGIANTLDKQRVLDSIVQTMCEVIGADKGIVVVMNRTYQHASIGLSSKGVEKFIHNINSGEIEKLKELRKPYTIKRECDEEETGFHLVKSYCYDLYMPVLSSSGEIEAIMVYSRYSTSYKEDELVEYDGLSKQIAISLDKIHIFEQSEEERLLTQDILDTINEGIQLIDVKGKVIQVNQKICDIIECHRDTLVEDSYEKWLSKLANSVENKQELKQFFDSILIDGKTDQSSFIYHQHSPTNRVVQVYCEPLTRAGEKFGTVIVHRDITKEYEVDVMKSEFVSTVSHELRTPLASVLGFTELMLNKELKPERQRKYLTTIYQEAKRLTALINDFLDVQRMEAGKQTYDKKYDDLVPLIMNIVETYQVNNPSHMIHCDIQTSNTMVLGDKDKIGQVFNNLISNAIKYSPDGGDIFINVFEEGPNLNVSVKDQGLGIPEDAIHKLFTKFYRVDNSDRRRIGGTGLGLAIVKEIMKAHEGDVFVQSVLKEGSTFTVSFPLVIGGNLKVDKPHEPENKGKVNVIIVEDDNSLANLLQTELEESHFYVKIYSNGEEALAAIKEEKPDAIVLDIMLEEKGLDGWDIIKELKAIDEFKSIPIFISTALDEKEKGLALGANEYLIKPYQPSKLSKLILQTLLKKDWSGQILIPSENGDYNK; encoded by the coding sequence GTGAAGCTAGATAAATATTTAAAAACAAGTTTGGCTAGACAATATGGTGTTTTGACTTTCACAATTATTTTTGTCTTTAGCCTTTTAGTAGCGGCTTTGATGATTTATGAAAACTCCATTTTGGATAACTTTGATAATGAAAGTAGAAAATTGGAAGTAAAAGAAACAATTGTATCAGACCTAGATTACTCTTTTAATTTAGCCATTTCAGAAATGAGAGCCTATTTCGCTTATAAAGGTGAACAAACTTATTATAATAAGGTTCAAGAACAAAGGGATATAGTTGATGAAAAAATATCAGAACTAGAAAATGTTGCTGATACAGAAGAAGATGTACTATTTATCCAACAAACAAAGGACTTTTACGACTATTATTTTGAAGATGTAATACCTCGCTCTAAGAGTCTATATGATAATAATCAGCCAGAAGAAGTTTATCAAATAGCTGTAAACCAAAATGGTTCAGATACGATTCGAACCTATCAAAATAATATTAAAAAATATACAGATAATCTTGAAGGTCTCCTTACTATTCTGAAAGATGAGCAAAGAAAAAAAATTACAATTAATCAAATATTGTTTGGTGTATTCCTATTATTATTAGTTATTGGTATGGTTGTTTTTGTTCGAAAAATGCTGAACAATATCGGTGCTCCCTTAAATAAGCTAACCCTTGCTGCAGGTCAGATAACAGATGGGGAACCTATTTTATTTACTGATTCGTCCAATAGACAAGATGAATTAGGGCTTCTCTCTTCTGCATTTGAGAAAATGACAAAGAGTATACAAGATAAGGAACAAGACCTGAGTGCACAAAATGAGGAGTTACTTGCTCAGCAGGATGAATTGCAAGCACAGCAGACAGAGCTTGAAGAAGCTTTAGAGGTTGCTCAGAATAGAGAGATGGATCTTAAGAGACGAAATGATCTTGTAAAAGGTATTGCAAATACGCTAGATAAACAAAGAGTATTGGATAGTATTGTGCAAACAATGTGCGAGGTAATAGGGGCTGATAAAGGAATTGTTGTTGTGATGAATCGCACATATCAACATGCTAGTATTGGTCTCTCATCAAAAGGTGTAGAGAAGTTTATTCATAACATAAATTCTGGTGAGATTGAGAAGTTAAAGGAGCTTAGAAAACCTTATACAATAAAACGAGAGTGTGATGAGGAAGAAACAGGATTCCATCTTGTTAAATCCTATTGTTACGACCTGTATATGCCTGTGCTATCATCTTCAGGTGAGATAGAGGCTATTATGGTCTACTCCAGATATTCTACATCCTACAAAGAGGATGAATTAGTAGAATATGATGGACTTAGCAAACAGATTGCAATTTCTCTAGATAAAATTCATATTTTTGAACAATCTGAGGAAGAACGCTTATTAACACAAGATATTTTAGATACAATTAATGAAGGAATTCAACTTATTGATGTAAAGGGTAAAGTGATACAGGTTAATCAAAAAATATGTGATATTATTGAATGTCACCGAGATACTCTTGTTGAAGATTCATATGAAAAATGGCTTTCTAAGCTAGCAAATTCGGTTGAAAATAAACAAGAATTAAAACAATTTTTTGATTCAATTCTCATAGACGGTAAAACAGATCAGTCTTCTTTTATCTATCATCAACATAGTCCTACTAATCGTGTGGTTCAAGTATATTGTGAACCGCTGACTAGAGCAGGTGAAAAATTTGGAACAGTTATTGTCCACCGTGATATCACTAAGGAATATGAAGTTGATGTGATGAAGTCTGAGTTTGTTAGCACGGTAAGCCATGAACTTAGAACACCTCTAGCAAGTGTTCTTGGCTTTACAGAACTTATGCTGAATAAGGAGTTAAAGCCTGAACGACAAAGAAAATATTTAACAACCATTTACCAAGAAGCGAAGCGATTGACAGCTTTAATTAATGATTTCTTGGATGTTCAACGAATGGAAGCCGGAAAACAAACTTATGACAAAAAGTACGATGATCTCGTTCCACTTATCATGAATATTGTTGAAACCTATCAAGTGAATAATCCTTCTCACATGATACATTGTGATATTCAGACAAGTAATACGATGGTATTAGGAGATAAAGATAAGATTGGCCAAGTGTTTAATAATCTGATAAGCAATGCGATTAAATATTCTCCAGATGGAGGAGACATCTTTATCAATGTATTTGAAGAAGGACCTAATTTAAACGTTTCTGTAAAAGATCAAGGTCTTGGTATTCCAGAAGATGCGATTCATAAATTGTTCACAAAATTTTATCGAGTAGATAATTCTGATAGAAGAAGAATCGGTGGAACAGGACTAGGTTTAGCTATTGTAAAAGAAATCATGAAAGCCCATGAAGGTGATGTTTTCGTACAATCTGTATTAAAAGAAGGTAGTACTTTTACTGTTAGCTTCCCATTAGTTATTGGGGGAAATCTTAAAGTTGATAAGCCTCATGAACCGGAAAACAAAGGCAAAGTGAATGTCATTATTGTTGAAGATGATAACAGTCTTGCAAATCTTCTTCAAACAGAATTAGAGGAAAGTCATTTTTATGTAAAAATCTACAGCAACGGGGAAGAGGCATTAGCAGCAATAAAAGAAGAAAAGCCCGATGCTATTGTCCTTGATATCATGTTAGAGGAAAAAGGGCTTGATGGTTGGGATATTATTAAGGAATTAAAAGCAATAGATGAATTTAAGTCAATTCCAATCTTTATTTCAACGGCTCTAGATGAAAAAGAAAAGGGCTTGGCTCTTGGAGCTAACGAATACCTAATAAAACCTTATCAACCAAGCAAACTGTCAAAGTTGATTCTTCAGACCTTGCTCAAAAAGGACTGGAGTGGTCAAATCCTCATTCCTAGCGAAAATGGAGATTACAATAAATAA
- a CDS encoding potassium channel family protein encodes MAKSNKTITQWLRWPIHYRITLIVLLIILVFGEIITLVEPNEFPTTFDGIWWALVTVSTVGFGDYVPQTYVGRGIAMIMILAGASFVTAYFASVSSAAIKRQHSYLEGNVTFSGENHVILIGWNEKANEMIDSLQTVKPYKQIVLIDDSLKESPLIENVHFIRGNPAHEQTLLKANIQEADAAIITADQHKNEQDADMNSILVLLSLKGLNPNLYCVIELLTEQQANNASRAGANEIIKSYKLTSHFIMSSYLAKNGLSSFYSELNPASGNLFQVLPVNKELIGKTFKDASHQLLEKESILIGIKRGEDTKVNPPLSFEIQDHDSLIVFTH; translated from the coding sequence ATGGCAAAATCAAATAAAACCATCACACAATGGTTGCGTTGGCCTATTCATTATCGTATTACCCTTATCGTACTACTCATCATTTTAGTATTTGGTGAAATCATTACTCTCGTAGAACCAAACGAGTTTCCAACCACTTTTGATGGAATTTGGTGGGCTCTTGTAACTGTCTCTACTGTTGGATTTGGTGATTATGTTCCACAAACGTATGTTGGAAGAGGTATTGCAATGATCATGATTTTAGCTGGAGCCAGCTTTGTAACAGCCTATTTTGCTAGCGTTTCTTCAGCTGCTATAAAAAGACAACACTCATACCTTGAAGGAAATGTGACTTTTTCTGGTGAAAATCATGTTATTTTAATTGGGTGGAATGAAAAAGCAAATGAAATGATTGATTCTTTACAAACTGTTAAGCCATATAAACAAATTGTCTTAATAGATGACTCGCTAAAAGAATCTCCATTAATTGAAAATGTTCATTTCATCCGTGGAAATCCAGCCCATGAGCAAACTTTACTTAAAGCGAATATCCAAGAAGCTGATGCAGCCATCATTACTGCTGATCAGCATAAAAACGAACAAGATGCAGATATGAACTCAATTCTTGTCCTTTTATCCCTAAAAGGACTTAATCCAAATTTATACTGTGTGATCGAATTGCTAACAGAACAGCAAGCGAACAATGCTAGCAGAGCTGGAGCAAATGAAATAATTAAGTCTTATAAATTAACAAGTCACTTTATTATGAGCAGTTACTTAGCGAAAAACGGTTTATCAAGCTTCTATTCTGAGCTTAACCCTGCAAGTGGTAACTTATTTCAAGTTCTTCCGGTAAATAAAGAGTTGATTGGCAAAACATTCAAAGATGCAAGTCACCAACTCCTCGAAAAAGAATCGATTTTAATTGGCATAAAAAGAGGAGAGGATACGAAAGTGAATCCGCCCCTCTCCTTTGAAATACAAGATCATGATTCTCTAATCGTTTTTACTCATTAA
- a CDS encoding response regulator transcription factor, with the protein MSKILLAEDEEVLRMLVVDTLEDEGYSIDEACDGQEAYDLIKQNEYDLILLDYMMPVYTGLELIELIRKENIQTKIMMLSAKSQATDQQKVLEAGANYFMSKPFSPIQLVERIEEILGEAR; encoded by the coding sequence ATGTCAAAAATATTACTTGCAGAAGATGAAGAAGTATTGCGAATGCTCGTTGTTGATACTCTTGAAGATGAAGGGTATTCAATTGATGAGGCTTGTGATGGGCAAGAGGCGTACGATCTCATTAAGCAGAATGAGTATGATTTAATTCTGCTTGATTATATGATGCCTGTTTATACCGGTTTAGAATTAATTGAATTGATACGAAAGGAAAACATACAAACAAAAATCATGATGCTAAGTGCAAAGAGTCAGGCAACTGACCAGCAAAAGGTACTTGAAGCGGGAGCTAATTATTTTATGTCAAAGCCTTTTAGCCCAATACAGCTTGTTGAAAGAATTGAGGAGATATTAGGTGAAGCTAGATAA
- a CDS encoding HEAT repeat domain-containing protein, with protein sequence MLEISLVVLFILFLAMFFILISLFTYLVIIKHFHNQKRKKIDDLKETYRLDMFHFLQSGEEGSLQPDKTEEKFIALIELLNEYSNVLDSEDVKGKISEFANKHLTNYMKSELKQRRWSLRMNALYSIEDFYMNHLVGELHKLYAKKNVTRTEKFQMLNLFAKFHDDQIVYYLKNVDPAISNFTLLSILSLLKEEQFNELADDFGALSKQMQYMMIETIGKKQYLHHINLIQKLLENSNEELRIRALKAFANTGAPIDEAILSKFFESTSWLVRMMAAKVAGVRRLSPFKDRLVSLLSDREYVVRSEAAKAILQFKGGVDLLRKVVSESNDGFAKDMALEWLGKEGVEY encoded by the coding sequence ATGCTTGAGATAAGTTTAGTAGTGCTTTTTATTTTATTTCTGGCAATGTTTTTTATCTTAATTAGTTTGTTTACGTATTTGGTAATTATAAAGCATTTTCATAATCAAAAAAGGAAAAAAATTGACGATCTTAAAGAAACATATCGCTTAGATATGTTTCATTTTCTACAATCGGGTGAAGAAGGGAGTTTACAACCTGATAAAACAGAAGAGAAATTTATCGCCCTAATTGAATTGCTTAATGAATATTCTAATGTACTTGATAGTGAGGATGTAAAAGGAAAAATAAGCGAATTTGCAAATAAACACTTAACAAATTATATGAAAAGTGAACTAAAGCAGCGGAGATGGAGCCTAAGAATGAACGCTCTATACTCTATTGAGGATTTTTATATGAATCACTTAGTAGGTGAGCTACATAAATTATATGCTAAAAAAAATGTAACACGTACTGAAAAATTTCAGATGTTAAATCTTTTTGCTAAATTTCATGATGATCAGATTGTTTATTATTTAAAGAATGTTGATCCAGCTATTTCAAATTTCACGCTATTATCTATTTTATCTCTCTTGAAAGAAGAGCAATTTAATGAACTAGCAGATGACTTTGGGGCATTATCAAAACAAATGCAATACATGATGATTGAAACGATCGGAAAAAAGCAATATTTACATCATATTAACCTAATTCAAAAATTACTTGAAAATAGTAATGAAGAGTTAAGAATTAGAGCTTTAAAGGCATTTGCTAACACAGGGGCACCAATAGACGAAGCTATATTAAGTAAGTTCTTTGAGTCAACAAGCTGGCTAGTTCGAATGATGGCGGCAAAAGTTGCTGGTGTTAGAAGACTAAGTCCATTTAAAGACCGGCTAGTTTCATTATTATCTGATCGTGAATATGTTGTTCGTTCTGAGGCAGCCAAAGCAATTTTACAGTTTAAGGGTGGGGTAGATCTATTACGAAAAGTCGTATCAGAATCCAATGATGGTTTTGCAAAGGATATGGCCCTTGAATGGCTTGGAAAGGAGGGCGTTGAATATTAA
- a CDS encoding diguanylate cyclase: MSKYLQTLIKNVRKQLEAWLNEQQEIQHKELYRFLHSISGTAATIGFSEAGDMAQELMSHLKEHEERVWDKEELQSFLLPLISIIYYEEYSNVDEIIENKKEYEDKNLILLIDDDTALLMYLKDELEKEGWVVIAVADPDRAINSYYDLNPDCVVIDVHMKDKNGLDVLLQIKEKMKQQFIPTIMISVDKSKEIRMKSYKLGADDFIQKPLEMDEFIVRINRQLERKQAVDDVMLIDELTRVYNRKFLAQTYERLVSNLNRRYEPFCLVLVDLDHFKQVNDTYGHIVGDEVLATFADVVRKGLRVNDIIIRYGGEEFIILLPETEANEAKLVIERILKEFSNTAFRFGDSKFYNSFSAGIHEVHPTQLELKRNIDIADGALYEAKQAGRNQVKVAAVNNVKYTKKPIHIGIIDDDPIIRTMLEDLISKSKFTDGFTLDIKTFKDGMEFMEVGWHLNNKDPYLLILDGMMPRMDGLEVLQKLRSLQYQERFTVMMLTSRKSEHDISRALQLGADDYITKPFKLLELETRLGHLIKRMK; the protein is encoded by the coding sequence ATGAGTAAATATTTGCAAACATTAATTAAAAATGTACGAAAACAGCTTGAAGCTTGGTTAAATGAACAACAAGAAATTCAACATAAAGAACTTTATCGTTTCCTACACTCCATATCTGGAACTGCTGCAACCATTGGATTTTCTGAAGCAGGAGATATGGCCCAAGAATTGATGAGCCATTTAAAGGAGCATGAAGAACGAGTTTGGGACAAAGAGGAATTGCAATCTTTTTTGCTACCCCTTATTTCCATTATTTATTATGAAGAATATTCCAATGTTGATGAAATTATTGAGAACAAAAAAGAGTATGAAGATAAAAACCTTATTTTGCTCATAGACGATGATACAGCATTATTAATGTACCTTAAGGATGAATTAGAGAAAGAAGGCTGGGTGGTGATTGCTGTTGCTGACCCAGACCGTGCTATTAATTCCTATTATGACTTGAATCCTGACTGTGTTGTTATTGATGTTCATATGAAAGATAAAAATGGACTAGATGTACTGTTGCAAATAAAGGAAAAAATGAAGCAACAGTTTATTCCGACAATTATGATTAGTGTTGATAAATCAAAGGAAATCAGAATGAAAAGCTATAAGCTGGGCGCAGATGATTTCATACAAAAACCTTTGGAAATGGATGAATTTATTGTAAGAATAAACCGCCAACTTGAGCGAAAACAAGCTGTTGACGATGTAATGTTAATCGATGAGCTAACAAGGGTTTATAACAGGAAATTTTTAGCTCAAACTTATGAACGCTTGGTTAGTAATTTAAATAGAAGATATGAGCCATTTTGCTTAGTGCTTGTTGATTTAGATCATTTTAAACAAGTGAATGACACATACGGTCATATCGTAGGTGATGAGGTTTTAGCAACATTCGCTGATGTTGTTAGAAAGGGCCTAAGAGTTAATGACATCATTATTCGTTATGGTGGTGAGGAATTTATTATCCTTCTGCCTGAAACAGAAGCTAATGAGGCGAAACTTGTTATTGAGCGGATTTTAAAGGAGTTTTCCAACACTGCTTTTCGTTTTGGAGATTCAAAATTCTATAATTCGTTCTCTGCAGGAATTCATGAAGTCCACCCAACTCAGTTAGAGCTAAAAAGAAATATCGATATTGCAGATGGAGCACTTTACGAGGCGAAACAGGCTGGTAGAAATCAGGTGAAAGTGGCTGCTGTAAATAATGTTAAATATACTAAGAAACCAATTCACATTGGAATTATTGATGATGATCCAATAATTCGCACAATGCTTGAGGACTTAATCAGTAAAAGTAAGTTTACAGATGGATTTACACTTGATATTAAAACCTTTAAAGATGGTATGGAGTTTATGGAAGTAGGGTGGCATCTTAACAACAAAGATCCATATTTACTCATACTTGATGGCATGATGCCGAGAATGGATGGATTGGAAGTATTGCAGAAATTAAGAAGTCTTCAATATCAGGAAAGATTTACAGTGATGATGCTAACATCCCGAAAAAGTGAACATGACATCTCTAGAGCCTTACAGCTTGGGGCCGATGATTATATAACAAAGCCGTTTAAATTATTAGAGCTTGAAACCCGATTAGGTCACTTAATTAAGAGGATGAAGTAA